The DNA sequence CTCGGAGCGAATTCCAAGGAATTCTAGGGTTTCAGATGGCTGCAGAGACAAGAGAGAATAGGACTTGGTCTCGCTATCTTCGATGCGGTCTACAGTAGTCTCTCTTTCCACATGCCTATCAGTTACAAACTTTGATAAGCCAAAAAGTCCTTATCCGATCTTTCGACTTACTTATCAATAAGCGAATTTACTTATGTATGATAAGAGCAATTAAGAAGCTGTGTTGCGGATTTGATCCACCAATTCAAATCTAGTGAATATTCGCAAACACGTCCGGTCGTAcccactttctctctcctctccctctctctctcatcccaaAGTACAGTCGCTTTCAGCAATTAATCGGCATTATCTCGTTTTATTGGATAATTATCGCCGATTTTATAGCTATTACTGATCGGATTTGTCGACTGTGGGGCCCACTTTTTAATGCCtcaatttacttttttttttttttaattacttattttttattctaaaagtaaaataaataacaaatatttatagataattattttgtttccaaatataatttataatatattatgtaATCCAAAAGGTTTTAAATGTGGATCTGAGAAATATctcaattttatgaatttttatttttaaaaatatcattaaaaaattatccaaaaaattattaaattattaaattaacaattaataatttcgttaatttttaaaaaagcttgtattagtaatattttattattcattattgattcaaatttatgtaatatatattaaatttatttaatgagaGGTTGTGCTTGTgcttttattgtatttttttaatatttaaattatttttaaaaatattttattttatctatttttttcgATGATATTTATACCagagtttcaataatattcttaaattttgtctcTAAAATAATTCTACCGctaaacaaaacattaaaaaaaaatctttaaatttttaaaaaacttcaaaaatatctttaaatttttttaaaaagtacatttttaaaaaaataaaaaatacattgatatgacgtttcaaaaatactcataaactttataaaataacattaaaacgtttgtagattgtgatgtcccatcttgttgggggaggagaacaaactaccgtttataagggtgtgaaaaccttcccctaacagacgtgttttaaagtcttgaaggAAAACCCGACAGGAAAAGCCCaacgaggacaatatctgttaacggtggatctgggccgttactaatggtatcaaagccagacatcaaacgatgtgtcagccttctcgctttccccgaaagggggtagaccagtgtgccaataaggacacTGTCCCCAAAAGGGAGTGGTTTTAgttttgggggcggtcccacattgattggaggaaggaaagagtgccagcgaagacgctggagcccgaaggagggtggattgtgatgtcccacattggttggggaagagaacaaaccaccatttacaaggatgtgaaaaccttcccctgcgttttaaagccatgagggaaaactaaaaaagacaatatccgttagcggtggatttgggtcatTACTTAGTCTATGAAGTGTCGGTAGACGTTTTTCGTCCATATATTgacaatataattttttttaataaaaatataaaaatgttaatattattttaaaattttattaacattttatgagtatattttaaatataatcctaataaaaattcaaacttttggttgaataaataaaaaataattttttattaaaaaataatgaaacatCGTTTTgtcttattaaataaataaaaaatgtggcTTCTGGTTGGTGggagttttaatttatttttataaaatattaaaaaataataattaaataaaaaataaaaactttttagaGCTAGTTGCGTGTCCTTTCAAGTAGGGCCCCATAGGCTTTATGAACCAGAATTATGTGCCACGTGGAACGACTTAGTTACGCAAGCGGTCACGCGCTTTAGAGAGCGAGTGAAGTGAGAGTGGAGACGAAGCACATGtaggtttatttatttatttatttatttattttgtatttaaaaattttcaatttatcgTGAGATGATATCGTTGATTGACGAGCTGGCGATTTGTacgatatttttaatactcacATTTATGATAaagtgatttaaaaaatataaaataatttaaaaataattataggtAGGTTTCACTCAAATTAGTAATAATAGATTTgtcaaattaaaagtttggTGGGTCCCACATGACATCATGATTTTGGACACGCTCGTCACAAACCTTAAATCGAACTTACATTTTTTACCTGTCTTTTGTGGCTTGTTTGAACGTTAGGCAAGGTTTGTTTTTCCGTCAACCGAACATAACTTATGAGCTTGTTTGACTACACACGCTGCTTGTGTGTGCTTGTTTGATTGTCTCGACTCATCCGACTTACTTATACACTAGGATAAGTCATTtggctcgaccttgcctctctTCGAAGTCAATGTCTCTCACATGCAAAAAGTTGCTCatgataattgaaaattactgGTCGCCAATAGAAGTTGCACAACAATCACAGATAACggacaataataataagggtattttggtcattttcatATATCCGAGTTTCGAAttaaacgttttaaaacctatttTGATTGGAAGTGTTTTATGGttaaaaggtaaaaacaaataaataaaattatggttaAGGTAGCAATCTCCTACAACCGTTCCTATTGAATGACTTTATTCTCAACGCTCCAAATCATCACAAAATCTTTGGTGGGCTCCATTTCGCTATTTCcaatgatattaatatcataatttctatttttgtaattttttttataataatttcataactttttaataattattattggatttaaaaatattgatttaagTGGGATTATtccaatcatttatttaataaaaataaaatttatttatttatttatttcaaatacttaattaaatttaaatgtaaattttaaataattatatcaaattatcATTTACTTGAATCTAAACTAAccacaaataaaaattcatgggTCGTGTTGACGGGTTGATCGGGTTCTTCagatcatcaaatttttttaacatccTCGTAAATTAGGTATCCATCGTCGATTTAATATATCTGAACAATATGTCTCAAATGATTAAGTCATATAAATTTGCTTTTCTGATTAAATATCGGCTCGAGTCAGTTGGTAGAACAGGGGACTCAAAATCTTCGTCTGACCGGTttactataaaaataaatacgtCTAATGTGTCGGAAAGGAAATGGCCGGTATAGCTCAATTGGTAGAGCAAAAGACTAAAAAATCTTCGTGTTACCGGTTCAAATCTACTATTGAAAATACGTCTAATGTGTCGGAAAGAAAATGACCGGTATAGCTCAGTTAGAAGAGCAGAGGActcaaaatcttgaaaataaataaagataatgtGTCGGAAATGGCCAGTATAGCTCAATTAGTACAACAGAGAACTGAAAATCCTCGTATTATCGGTTCAAATCTGCTATTAACAATAAGAATAATGTGTAGGAAAGGAAATGGCTGGTATAGCTCAGTTAGTAGAGTAGAGGACTGAAAATCCTCGTATTACCGGTTCGTTATTTTTTAAGTCCttgtttgataaccatttaatttttttaaaattacacgggttttttttattatttatttataaatttatattaattatttaaaaaggcCCATATGtgacaaattttgaaattcactatcaaatttcattttataaataataatcacaTTTCTTATGTCATCTTGTTTTTGTGCATTGAGAATCTTGTACttgaaaaagatttaattcactaaatataaatataacttttttatagTGTTCTACCAATCTAAGCCCTCCCACTTTCTATAAAGCAACttgctttaatttaattcctGTTTTAGGTGCAATAACTCTTGGGGACCATTTGCAATAAGGGTCGGTTTAGTACGAATATTGCAATTCTGGTCTTACAcgggtagatattgtccactttggctcgttgcacgattttaaaacgtgtttactagggagaggtttctgtacccttataagaaacgTCCTGTTAATATATATTGTCCCTTTTGgtttgttacgtatcgtcgttaacctcacgattttcacacccttatgaggaatgtttggtttccaaccaatgtaggattcTACAATAatttgtaaccgttcaagccaactgctaatagatattgtttgttttggcttgttacgtatcgtcggtagtctcatgattttcacacctttataaggaatgtttggtGTCCCTCTCCACCTTgagggccaacgtcctcgttgggaCACCATcgggtgtctggctttgataccatttgtaacagccaaatccaccgctaatagatattgttcgctttggcccgtatcattgtcagtctcacaattttaaaacgcgtcactagggagaggtttccacacccttctaaggaatgttttgttcccctttccaaccaatatgggatctcacaataatttGTAACATACCACAATAATTTGTAACAGACCGAGTCCactgttaatagatattgtctgtttttgttcgttacgtatcgtcgtcaacctcacgatttccaaacccttataagcaatgtttggtttccaaccaacatgggatTCCACaataatttgtaacagctcgagtccaccgctaatagatattgttcgttttggctcattacgtatcgctcatgattttcacatccttataacgaatgtttggtatccctctccaaccaacatgggatctcacaatgcacccccttgagggccaacgtcctcgttgggacaccacccggtgtctggctttgataccatttgtaatagccaaatccgccgctagtagatattgttcactttggcccgttacgtatcgttgtcagcctcacaattttaaaatgcgtctactagagagaagtttccacacccttataagaaatgttttgttctctctccGACCAACATAAGTCTTCTAAAGAACTAAAGAAATGCTATTGAAATGTTGAAGTTTAAGATATTACAACTAGAATAAGGAGGAGAGcaataatatgtttttgcTTACTTGCCATTTCCTCCTAGGATACAAGGTGATCTTGATCTGATGAGGAGTGGAAGAAGAGGCAGATAGCTGATATATCATCCATCGCAATGCCCCGTCTCTTCCGTTTCCATGCCCGAACCGCACACTCGACCAAACGTTTTGATGATTTTGCTCGATCCAGTGTCGACGATACAATCTCGACTGCTTCTTGGTTGGAGACAACATCCCATACCTAACGAAACGAACAAAAAGAAGACGTTTCAGTCATACAACTCTCGATCCTCGTTTTCGACGTTTTCGGGACGTCGTTTAAGAATCACGAGAATTGGCTGCAAAGCAAATGGTTCTTACCCCATCAGTTGCCAATATAATGAATTGGTCTCTTCTAGTTATGCTTCTACATGTCACTTCTGGCACTGAAATGAGCCCAAATTCTTTAATACAATAATCACCAAACGCTCTCGACATCGCCAATCCAGGTGATTCCTCGTCGGGAAGCCAGACTCGATGAACTCCGGGCTCATCACTTAAACAAAACACCCGCCCGTTGCACTGTCGAATCCGCTCGGCCTCCTCTAAAGATGATAAATATCAATATGTTAAAAAACTTGAACTACTCATTCATTTTCCAGATAGAAGAAGAGAGACACTAACGAGGTAGGTTCGGTTTGAAATCGACGGTGAGCTGAACCGGTACTACACTTCCATCATCTGAAGTAGTAGCCAAAACCGCTCGAGAGTCGCCAACGTTGGCCAACACGACTAGTTCACCCTAGAAATGAATAGCAAAGAAGATCTATGTTGATTATGATATTCTTCCTACTTAAGAAACATGAAACCAAAATCCATTTTTACCTGTTTAACTATGGACAGGGCAGTTGTTCCACTGTAAACCGTATCGATTTTTCGATGCTGCTCGAGCTCGTGATCGATAGCAGCACAAGTTCTTAAAAACGAATGCTTCCATAACTCGAATCGTTGATGCTTCTTTTCCGACTCCAATTCTGGTTCAAGAAAAGCTTGAGCAAGTCCTTGTTGCCAGTGGTGCAGCAACGATGGTGGCATCGATTCTCTTACGGTTTTCGCGACAAAATGACCCCACGGTCCGTGCCCATCGAAAACTCCACAAAATAACATGTCGTCTTGGCATCCAAATTCCTAAAAACACATAACAGGCAGTTCTAATATTgcaaaacaacaacaaaaaaactcCCGAACTTCGGTTTTTTCGATCTATTCGCTTACCTCCCATACGATGCAGCAATCTTGGTTTACTCCTTTGTTGCCTCGTTTCGAGAACACCGAAGCAAAACTCTCCGAGCCATCTGCATTGAGGAAGCCAGAGGTGCATAATATCGAGTCTTTCTTTTTCGCTTCCTTTACCATGGCTTTCGCAGCTTCTCGACCTCCCTCGTTGCCTAAATTCCCGGAATTTCTAccttttttgaaagaaaatgaccTTGCTAAACCATTGAACATGGTGGAGAAATGCCCCATTAGCCTTGCAACTCAAATTCTCACAACCCCACTGATCCAAAACTTTGATTCTTGCTTTTAAAGAATCAGTTTCTGAACATCAAACAGCTTAAAATCAGCTAAATCCAATACCATGAACAAAGGACAGGATCTGACTCAGAAAGCTAAGAATCTTATGCTTTTTAGAACAGGAAATGACATGTTTCAGTGAATTTGTAAGCCATTATCACAAGAATTCATAATAAACAGCTAAAACCTATAAGAATATTGTACAAAATTCACAGTAGAGGTGCTGAGAATAGTTCAATTCAAGCAAAAAAGACAAGAATGATCAAAGGCCAAACAAATTTAGTATCCCCCACTTGCTTTTGGatctataaaaaaatcaatacacTTGCTAGTCACAAGAAAtcctgttttttctttcactgCGAGAAAATTTTCCtgttcttttgaaattttctcagCTCCCAAACAGAAAAACTACTCAGTTTCTCTTTCACTGCGAGAAAATTTTCCtgttcttttgaaattttctcagCTCCCAAACAGAAAAACTACTCAGTTTGTCTTTCACTGCGTGAAAATTTTCCtgttcttttgaaattttctcagCTCCCAAACAGAAAAACTACTCAGTTTGTCTTTCACTGCGTGAAAATTTTCCtgttcttttgaaattttctcagCTCCCAAACAGAAAAACTACTCAGTTTGTCTTTCACTGCGTGAAAATTTTCCtgttcttttgaaattttctcagCTCCCAAACAGAAAAACTACTCAGTTTGTCTTTCACTGCGTGAAAATTTTCCtgttcttttgaaattttctcagCTCCCAAACAGAAAAACTTCTCAATCTGTTTTGAAAAACTTCTCAATCTGTTTTTCACTGTGAGAAAATTTTGCTGTCGTTAATCTTTTGAACAATTTTCAACTCCCTAGAACAGACCTTGAATCTTTCATATTACGATGACActttcaaaaggaaaaacacctTCAATCAGAGATTCAAATTACTTAATCCACTAGAACAGTCACACAAAACAAGagacaggaaaaaaaaaacccccaAAAAACAGGGGAGAAAAAATTAAGGTTcaagacaagaaaatcaaatctcAGAGTTCATAGAACTCAAAAAAACTGAAACGGATGAAAAATCCGCGAAAATCAACCTCAGAAACAAACGGACTCCACGAAAATGGTCGAAGAGTGAGGCGGCTTACAGAGGCGGAATCCGGAGGAATCGCCGGGAAACAGGACGGCGAAGAGGATTCCGGCGAACAGAGTCGGCGGCGAAAGTGGAGGGAAATCGATCAACATCCATAGGAAGTTCGCGATTGGCGGAGTTGGGATTTTATGCgcgaaagaggaagaaaatgggaGAAAAAACGAAGTGGACGTACGACGAAAGCTGTAATCGAGTGATTATATGTGAAACGTGCCGCTTTTGACTGTGGGTTTGTTATGCATATAAGATggtccttttcttttgctgaATTTTCAATATGGTCCTCcatcttttgaaaatttcaaatttacccccttaatttttagctttaaatttctccaaaatattcaattttttttttttacaaattatttagTAGATGTCGATTGTCGGACTCACACATTCcaccccttcggggtccagcgtccttactagcacaccgcctcgtgtttACTCCCCTTAGGAGAACAGCCTCCTCGGTGACGtctgactcttataccatttgtaacattgGAGCTTATCGCCagaaaataatcaatttaGATAGTCCTTTGTGGCTCCGTTAGCGACTAGATCAACACGTTATTGCTTTAAAAAAAGCTCCTGTCGAAGTTCACTATAAATCTTTGGGTACCCATCATGAGACCTCGTGTTtactccccttcggggaacagcctcctcggtAACGtctagctcttataccatttgtaacattgGAGCTTATTACGAGAAAAGAATCAATTTA is a window from the Cucurbita pepo subsp. pepo cultivar mu-cu-16 chromosome LG07, ASM280686v2, whole genome shotgun sequence genome containing:
- the LOC111799276 gene encoding probable protein phosphatase 2C 34; translation: MGHFSTMFNGLARSFSFKKGRNSGNLGNEGGREAAKAMVKEAKKKDSILCTSGFLNADGSESFASVFSKRGNKGVNQDCCIVWEEFGCQDDMLFCGVFDGHGPWGHFVAKTVRESMPPSLLHHWQQGLAQAFLEPELESEKKHQRFELWKHSFLRTCAAIDHELEQHRKIDTVYSGTTALSIVKQGELVVLANVGDSRAVLATTSDDGSVVPVQLTVDFKPNLPQEAERIRQCNGRVFCLSDEPGVHRVWLPDEESPGLAMSRAFGDYCIKEFGLISVPEVTCRSITRRDQFIILATDGVWDVVSNQEAVEIVSSTLDRAKSSKRLVECAVRAWKRKRRGIAMDDISAICLFFHSSSDQDHLVS